In one Andrena cerasifolii isolate SP2316 chromosome 2, iyAndCera1_principal, whole genome shotgun sequence genomic region, the following are encoded:
- the P58ipk gene encoding dnaJ homolog subfamily C member P58IPK: MYHCGLLLVLLDLSLDVVGSVSQLEIDRHLELGREFLAKGQLQDALSHYHAAVEGDPNNYLTYYKRGTVYLALGKAKFALLDLDKVLELKPDFTSARLQRGNVLLKQAQFDKAKADFRNVLAVEPQNVDALNSLYKVAPAQEDLNTVDRLMKNGDYAEAVQQLSRIIEICPWAAELRERRAECYEALENYISAISDVRSTTKLQSDNTQGFFKLATLHYRLGEVTESLKEIRECLKLDPEHTKCFSFYKKVKEIAKLLNESENTADHDTCIRLATRILKLEPTVDNVRFTAHELLCKCYASSSKLNQAFKSCQEALDIRKNPTIYCYRAEAYLAAEMFDDAIRGFKDALEMEPSLQRAKQGLLKAQQRQKFSESRDYYEILGVPRTASKRDIIKAYRKAAQKWHPDNFQEGEEKKRAEKKFIDIAAAKEVLTDDEKRAKFDQGEDPLDPESGKHQQGFNSFQEFHHFHGSPFQFKFHFN; this comes from the exons ATGTACCATTGTGGTTTATTACTCGTCTTGCTGGACCTGTCTTTAGACG TGGTTGGAAGTGTCTCTCAATTAGAGATTGACAGGCACTTGGAATTAGGTAGAGAATTCCTAGCGAAGGGTCAGTTGCAAGATGCATTGTCGCATTATCATGCAGCTGTTG AGGGAGATCCAAATAATTATCTGACATACTACAAGAGAGGTACAGTTTATTTAGCATTAGGTAAAGCTAAATTTGCACTGCTAGATCTTGACAAGGTTTTGGAATTGAAGCCAGACTTTACATCCGCGAGATTGCAGCGCGGTAATGTGTTACTTAAACAAGCTCAATTTGATAAAGCAaaagcagattttcgaaatgtG TTGGCAGTTGAACCACAGAATGTAGATGCCTTAAATAGCTTATATAAGGTAGCACCTGCACAGGAAGATTTAAATACTGTAGATAGATTAATGAAGAATGGCGACTATGCAGAAGCTGTACAGCAACTTTCCAGGATTATTGAGATATGTCCATGGGCTGCTGAGCTCAGGGAACGTAGAGCAGAATGCTACGAAGCTCTCGAGAACTACATCAGTGCTATTTCCGATGTGCGTTCTACAACTAAGCTGCAGTCCGATAATACGCAAGGATTTTTTAAGTTAGCCACTCTGCACTATCGTCTTGGAGAAGTAACAGAATCATTAAA GGAAATTCGAGAATGTTTAAAACTCGATCCAGAACACACGAAGTGTTTTTCATTTTACAAGAAAGTCAAAGAAATAGCAAAGCTGCTAAATGAGTCAGAAAACACTGCGGACCACGATACGTGCATACGCCTAGCCACGCGTATACTTAAACTTGAACCAACAGTGGATAATGTGCGTTTCACTGCGCATGAACTGCTTTGCAAATGCTACGCTAGTAGCTCGAAGCTAAATCAGGCATTTAAGAGTTGCCAAGAAGCACTGGATATACGAAAAAATCCTACAATATATTGTTACCGTGCAGAAGCATATCTTGCAGCTGAAATGTTCGATGATG CAATACGAGGCTTTAAAGATGCGTTAGAAATGGAGCCGAGTCTGCAGAGGGCAAAGCAGGGTCTTCTTAAAGCTCAGCAGCGCCAGAAGTTTTCCGAATCGCGAGATTACTATGAAATTCTAGGTGTGCCAAGAACAGCATCGAAACGGGACATTATTAAAGCGTATAGAAAAGCTGCGCAGAAGTGGCATCCTGATAACTTTCAAGAAGGAGAGGAAAAGAAACGCGCGGAGAAGAAGTTTATTGATATTGCCGCTGCCAAAGAAGTATTGACTGACGATGAGAAAAGAGCGAAGTTTGACCAAGGAGAAGATCCTTTAGATCCGGAGTCGGGAAAGCATCAACAAGGTTTCAATTCCTTCCAAGAATTCCATCACTTCCATGGTTCCCCCTTCCAATTTAAGTTCCATTTCAATTAG
- the Bel gene encoding ATP-dependent RNA helicase bel isoform X2 — MSNAANQNGSGLEQQLAGLDLSGSRQPSGGRYVPPHLRNKSGSNAPSGGEQHSSSNSRSAYPERDRGGERDRERERERDRDRGRGGGATYGAPREAPRGGSRDVDFGNFGNFGGRNRRGGAQENGRDFRYPAGERERERERPASSGNDRWQESRAPNHWPEARNDHRMASAGKWKEEREGSRRNSEIDWTIPTSRDERLEVDLFGTGLTGINFSKYEDIPVEATGDNIPPHITSFDEVKLTEIIKNSITLAGYDKPTPVQKYAIPIIIGRRDVMACAQTGSGKTAAFLVPILNQIYESGPRQPPSNANSFGKRKQYPLGLVLAPTRELATQIYDEARKFAYRSRMRPAVVYGGSNIVDQMRELDRGCHLLVATPGRLVDMLGRGKIGLHNCRYLVLDEADRMLDMGFEPQIRRIVQEDTMPPTGERQTLMFSATFPKEIQMLARDFLSNYIFLAVGRVGSTSENITQKIVWVEEHEKRSYLLDLLQPSNLIDPSAESLTLVFVETKKGADMLEEYLHQMGYPVTSIHGDRCQREREDALRRFRAGKAPILVATAVAARGLDIPHVKHVINFDLPTDVEEYVHRIGRTGRMGNLGLATSFFNDKNHNLVRDLVSLLIEANQELPSWLDNMFTNSRHPGGASRRTPNTKGRFSAGFGARDYRQQPSSGPPRNNGSSNRAGGYGGSYGNYGGNYNNSSYNNSANNGSSNGTDWWDGRDK; from the exons ATGAGTAATGCAGCCAACCAGAATGGATCAGGTCTAGAGCAGCAG TTAGCTGGTCTGGACTTGTCGGGCTCCCGCCAACCAAGTGGGGGCCGCTACGTTCCACCGCACCTAAGAAATAAATCCGGAA GTAACGCACCTTCCGGCGGGGAGCAACATTCATCTTCCAACTCAAGATCAGCGTATCCTGAGAGAGATAGGGGAGGAGAGCGTGACCgcgaacgcgagagggagcgcgATCGCGATAGGGGAAGGGGCGGTGGTGCCACTTATGGTGCACCCAGAGAGGCACCGCGTGGTGGTTCTCGCGATGTCGATTTTGGAAATTTTGGAAACTTTGGTGGACGCAATAGACGTGGCGGCGCTCAAGAGAATGGAAGAGATTTCAGATATCCCGCTGGGGAACGCGAACGAGAGAGGGAGCGCCCCGCTAGCTCCGGCAATGATCGCTGGCAAGAGTCTAGAGCACCTAACCATTGGCCAGAGGCTAGAAACGACCATAGAATGGCCAGTGCTGGTAAATGGAAGGAAGAGAGGGAGGGGAGCAGAAGGAACTCTGAAATCGACTGGACAATTCCCACTTCCAGAGATGAACGTTTGGAGGTGGATTTGTTTGGTACTGGCCTTACTGGCATTAACTTTAGTAAATATGAGGATATCCCAGTTGAGGCTACTGGAGACAACATACCTCCACACATCACATCT TTTGACGAGGTTAAGCTGACGGAGATAATAAAGAACAGCATAACTCTGGCTGGTTACGACAAACCTACACCAGTACAGAAGTACGCGATACCGATCATCATCGGACGCCGTGATGTTATGGCCTGTGCCCAAACAGGGTCTGGTAAAACAGCGGCCTTTTTAGTGCCAATATTGAATCAGATTTATGAAAGCGGGCCACGTCAGCCGCCATCAAACGCCAATTCGTTTGGCAAGCGTAAACAATACCCATTAGGTCTAGTGTTAGCACCTACCAGAGAGCTTGCTACTCAGATCTATGACGAAGCAAGGAAGTTCGCGTATAGATCGCGTATGCGCCCTGCTGTCGTCTATGGAGGTTCAAACATCGTAGATCAAATGCGAGAATTAGATCGCGGCTGCCATCTTCTAGTAGCAACACCCGGCCGTCTCGTAGACATGTTGGGCCGCGGTAAAATTGGCTTACATAATTGCCG TTATCTAGTATTGGACGAAGCAGATCGTATGTTGGATATGGGTTTCGAGCCACAGATAAGACGTATAGTCCAAGAAGACACAATGCCTCCTACTGGCGAACGTCAGACACTTATGTTTTCGGCTACGTTCCCGAAAGAAATTCAAATGTTGGCAAGGGATTTCCTTAGTAACTATATCTTCTTAGCTGTGGGCCGTGTCGGCTCTACATCTGAGAATATTACTCAGAAGATCGTATGGGTGGAGGAACATGAAAAGCGTTCTTACTTGCTTGATCTTCTCCAACCTAGCAATTTAATAGATCCTT cTGCTGAGTCATTAACTTTGGTGTTCGTGGAAACAAAGAAGGGCGCGGACATGTTAGAAGAATATTTGCATCAGATGGGATATCCAGTTACCAGCATTCATGGTGATCGATGTCAGCGTGAACGCGAAGACGCCTTGCGTCGTTTCCGTGCTGGTAAAGCGCCAATACTTGTCGCGACTGCCGTTGCTGCCCGTGGGCTTGATATTCCACATGTGAAGCATGTGATAAACTTCGATTTACCAACCGACGTGGAGGAGTACGTGCACCGAATCGGTCGTACCGGTCGTATGGGCAATTTAG GTCTAGCAACATCCTTCTTCAACGACAAGAATCATAATCTGGTGCGCGATTTGGTGTCCCTGCTGATCGAAGCTAATCAAGAACTTCCATCTTGGCTGGACAATATGTTTACTAACTCAAGACATCCTGGAGGTGCATCTCGTAGAACTCCCAATACTAAAGGGCGATTTAGCGCTGGATTCGGTGCAAGAGATTATCGTCAACAGCCTAGCTCTGGACCTCCTCGTAATAATGGTTCCTCTAACAGAGCTGGCGGTTACGGAG GAAGTTACGGGAATTACGGAGGTAACTATAATAATTCATCGTATAATAATTCAGCTAACAACGGCAGCAGTAATGGCACTGATTGGTGGGATGGAAGGGACAAGTAA
- the Bel gene encoding ATP-dependent RNA helicase bel isoform X1 yields MSNAANQNGSGLEQQLAGLDLSGSRQPSGGRYVPPHLRNKSGSEYLLECNAPSGGEQHSSSNSRSAYPERDRGGERDRERERERDRDRGRGGGATYGAPREAPRGGSRDVDFGNFGNFGGRNRRGGAQENGRDFRYPAGERERERERPASSGNDRWQESRAPNHWPEARNDHRMASAGKWKEEREGSRRNSEIDWTIPTSRDERLEVDLFGTGLTGINFSKYEDIPVEATGDNIPPHITSFDEVKLTEIIKNSITLAGYDKPTPVQKYAIPIIIGRRDVMACAQTGSGKTAAFLVPILNQIYESGPRQPPSNANSFGKRKQYPLGLVLAPTRELATQIYDEARKFAYRSRMRPAVVYGGSNIVDQMRELDRGCHLLVATPGRLVDMLGRGKIGLHNCRYLVLDEADRMLDMGFEPQIRRIVQEDTMPPTGERQTLMFSATFPKEIQMLARDFLSNYIFLAVGRVGSTSENITQKIVWVEEHEKRSYLLDLLQPSNLIDPSAESLTLVFVETKKGADMLEEYLHQMGYPVTSIHGDRCQREREDALRRFRAGKAPILVATAVAARGLDIPHVKHVINFDLPTDVEEYVHRIGRTGRMGNLGLATSFFNDKNHNLVRDLVSLLIEANQELPSWLDNMFTNSRHPGGASRRTPNTKGRFSAGFGARDYRQQPSSGPPRNNGSSNRAGGYGGSYGNYGGNYNNSSYNNSANNGSSNGTDWWDGRDK; encoded by the exons ATGAGTAATGCAGCCAACCAGAATGGATCAGGTCTAGAGCAGCAG TTAGCTGGTCTGGACTTGTCGGGCTCCCGCCAACCAAGTGGGGGCCGCTACGTTCCACCGCACCTAAGAAATAAATCCGGAAGTGAGTATTTACTTGAGT GTAACGCACCTTCCGGCGGGGAGCAACATTCATCTTCCAACTCAAGATCAGCGTATCCTGAGAGAGATAGGGGAGGAGAGCGTGACCgcgaacgcgagagggagcgcgATCGCGATAGGGGAAGGGGCGGTGGTGCCACTTATGGTGCACCCAGAGAGGCACCGCGTGGTGGTTCTCGCGATGTCGATTTTGGAAATTTTGGAAACTTTGGTGGACGCAATAGACGTGGCGGCGCTCAAGAGAATGGAAGAGATTTCAGATATCCCGCTGGGGAACGCGAACGAGAGAGGGAGCGCCCCGCTAGCTCCGGCAATGATCGCTGGCAAGAGTCTAGAGCACCTAACCATTGGCCAGAGGCTAGAAACGACCATAGAATGGCCAGTGCTGGTAAATGGAAGGAAGAGAGGGAGGGGAGCAGAAGGAACTCTGAAATCGACTGGACAATTCCCACTTCCAGAGATGAACGTTTGGAGGTGGATTTGTTTGGTACTGGCCTTACTGGCATTAACTTTAGTAAATATGAGGATATCCCAGTTGAGGCTACTGGAGACAACATACCTCCACACATCACATCT TTTGACGAGGTTAAGCTGACGGAGATAATAAAGAACAGCATAACTCTGGCTGGTTACGACAAACCTACACCAGTACAGAAGTACGCGATACCGATCATCATCGGACGCCGTGATGTTATGGCCTGTGCCCAAACAGGGTCTGGTAAAACAGCGGCCTTTTTAGTGCCAATATTGAATCAGATTTATGAAAGCGGGCCACGTCAGCCGCCATCAAACGCCAATTCGTTTGGCAAGCGTAAACAATACCCATTAGGTCTAGTGTTAGCACCTACCAGAGAGCTTGCTACTCAGATCTATGACGAAGCAAGGAAGTTCGCGTATAGATCGCGTATGCGCCCTGCTGTCGTCTATGGAGGTTCAAACATCGTAGATCAAATGCGAGAATTAGATCGCGGCTGCCATCTTCTAGTAGCAACACCCGGCCGTCTCGTAGACATGTTGGGCCGCGGTAAAATTGGCTTACATAATTGCCG TTATCTAGTATTGGACGAAGCAGATCGTATGTTGGATATGGGTTTCGAGCCACAGATAAGACGTATAGTCCAAGAAGACACAATGCCTCCTACTGGCGAACGTCAGACACTTATGTTTTCGGCTACGTTCCCGAAAGAAATTCAAATGTTGGCAAGGGATTTCCTTAGTAACTATATCTTCTTAGCTGTGGGCCGTGTCGGCTCTACATCTGAGAATATTACTCAGAAGATCGTATGGGTGGAGGAACATGAAAAGCGTTCTTACTTGCTTGATCTTCTCCAACCTAGCAATTTAATAGATCCTT cTGCTGAGTCATTAACTTTGGTGTTCGTGGAAACAAAGAAGGGCGCGGACATGTTAGAAGAATATTTGCATCAGATGGGATATCCAGTTACCAGCATTCATGGTGATCGATGTCAGCGTGAACGCGAAGACGCCTTGCGTCGTTTCCGTGCTGGTAAAGCGCCAATACTTGTCGCGACTGCCGTTGCTGCCCGTGGGCTTGATATTCCACATGTGAAGCATGTGATAAACTTCGATTTACCAACCGACGTGGAGGAGTACGTGCACCGAATCGGTCGTACCGGTCGTATGGGCAATTTAG GTCTAGCAACATCCTTCTTCAACGACAAGAATCATAATCTGGTGCGCGATTTGGTGTCCCTGCTGATCGAAGCTAATCAAGAACTTCCATCTTGGCTGGACAATATGTTTACTAACTCAAGACATCCTGGAGGTGCATCTCGTAGAACTCCCAATACTAAAGGGCGATTTAGCGCTGGATTCGGTGCAAGAGATTATCGTCAACAGCCTAGCTCTGGACCTCCTCGTAATAATGGTTCCTCTAACAGAGCTGGCGGTTACGGAG GAAGTTACGGGAATTACGGAGGTAACTATAATAATTCATCGTATAATAATTCAGCTAACAACGGCAGCAGTAATGGCACTGATTGGTGGGATGGAAGGGACAAGTAA
- the Rpl8 gene encoding ribosomal protein L8 gives MGRVIRAQRKGAGSVFRSHTKRRKGAPKLRSLDFSERHGYIKGVVKDIIHDPGRGAPLALVHFRDPYKFKTRKELFIAPEGMYTGQFLYCGKKANLQIGNVMPVGQMPEGTIVCNLEEKTGDRGRLARASGNYATVIAHNPDTKKTRVKLPSGAKKVIPSNNRAMVGIVAGGGRIDKPILKAGRAYHKYKAKRNCWPKVRGVAMNPVEHPHGGGNHQHIGKASTVKRGTSAGRKIGLIAARRTGRIRGGKTDTKKDD, from the exons ATGGGTCGAGTAATTCGTGCTCAGCGTAAGGGAGCTGGGTCCGTCTTCAGGTCCCATACAAAAAGGAGGAAGGGTGCACCTAAACTTAGGTCCTTGGATTTCTCCGAAAGGCATGGATACATCAAGGGTGTTGTGAAG GATATTATTCACGACCCTGGTCGTGGAGCACCTTTAGCTCTTGTTCATTTCCGCGATCCGTACAAATTCAAGACGCGCAAGGAATTATTTATTGCACCTGAGGGAATGTACACTGGACAGTTCCTTTATTGTGGAAAGAAAG CAAATCTTCAAATTGGAAATGTGATGCCTGTTGGTCAAATGCCTGAAGGTACCATTGTCTGCAATTTGGAGGAAAAGACTGGTGACAGAGGTCGATTGGCTAGGGCCTCTGGGAACTATGCCACTGTTATAGCACATAATCCTGACACAAAGAAAACCAGAGTCAAATTGCCGTCTGGCGCGAAGAAAGTCATTCCATCCAACAACAGAGCAATGGTTGGCATTGTCGCCGGTGGTGGACGTATCGATAAGCCGATACTTAAAGCTGGCCGTGCTTATCACAAATACAAAGCGAAGAGGAACTGCTGGCCTAAG GTTCGTGGTGTTGCTATGAACCCTGTTGAGCATCCTCACGGTGGTGGTAACCATCAACACATTGGTAAAGCATCCACGGTTAAACGCGGAACCAGCGCTGGTCGTAAGATTGGTCTTATCGCTGCGCGTCGTACAGGAAGAATCAGAGGAGGAAAAACCGATACCAAGAAGGACGATTAG